The sequence CATCACGCCGTTCACCCAGCAGCTGACCGGCGGCGACCTCGGGGGTGCGGCCGGTGCGCTTGGGTGGGCCGGGCTGGCCGGGCTTGCCGCGCTGCTGGCGACCCGTGGGCGGGTGCGTTCGGGTGTCGGCGTCCTCATCGCGCTGTTCGGCGTCGGGATCGCCTATGCGTCGACCGCGGCTGTTCAGCGGTCCAGTGTGCTGGCGGCCGCCGGGGACAAGAGCGCCTTGCTGAGGCTCGGCGCGCATCCCGTGCTGGATGTGAACCTTTGGTGGCTGGTCTCGGTCACCGGTGGGGTCGTCCTTGCTGTGGGCGGGATCCTTACCGCCGCGCGGGGGGCGCGTTGGCCTGGCATGTCGGCCCGCTACGAGCGCAGTGCCCCGCGCAAGGCGGCGGAGGACGACCCGTCCGCGCTGTGGAAGTCGCTCGACCGAGGCGAGGACCCGACCGCGCACGAGCGGTCGTGAGCGGCGACGGTGGCGGGGTCGTGCTCGTGATCGAGCACGACCCCGCCGTCGCCGAGCTGGAGCGCCGCTACCTCGCCAGGGAGGGCTTCGACGTCGAGATCGAGGCCGACCCCGCGCGGGCGCCCGCCGCCCGGCGCCGGCGCCCCGACGTCGTCGTCCTGGACCTGTCCACCTCCGCGCTGCCCGTCGACCTGTACCGGCGCGTCGCCGACGCCGTCCGGCCCGCCCCCGTCGTCGCCGTCACCGGCCCCCTCGACCAGGCGATCGCGCATGCCCTCGGCGACCACCGCGTG is a genomic window of Actinomadura citrea containing:
- a CDS encoding Trp biosynthesis-associated membrane protein, yielding MLCAAGAGLALLAAGRTWATVRAQDAITPFTQQLTGGDLGGAAGALGWAGLAGLAALLATRGRVRSGVGVLIALFGVGIAYASTAAVQRSSVLAAAGDKSALLRLGAHPVLDVNLWWLVSVTGGVVLAVGGILTAARGARWPGMSARYERSAPRKAAEDDPSALWKSLDRGEDPTAHERS